A DNA window from Brassica napus cultivar Da-Ae chromosome A4, Da-Ae, whole genome shotgun sequence contains the following coding sequences:
- the LOC125607988 gene encoding homeobox-leucine zipper protein ATHB-15-like produces MRMSMLCIWVWSFVKVLSCLIGMWREGITLRELLLLSLRPSWQLFRDELGRFVSNKGNESVLKNFWHHTDAIICCSMKAMPVFTFANQAGLDMLETTLVSLQDISLEKIFDDNGRKTLCSEFPQIMQQVF; encoded by the exons ATGAGGATGAGCATGCTGTGCATTTGGGTATGGAGCTTTGTGAAGGTGTTGAGTTGTTTGATAGGAATGTGGCGAGAGGGCATTACACTGAGAGAGCTGCTGCTGTTGTCACTAAGACCATCATGGCAGTTGTTCAG gGATGAGCTGGGTCGCTTTGTTTCTAATAAAGGCAATGAATCTGTTCTCAAGAACTTTTGGCATCATACAGATGCTATCATCTGCTGCTCAATGAAG GCCATGCCAGTCTTCACATTTGCAAACCAGGCGGGGCTAGACATGCTTGAGACAACATTGGTTTCTCTTCAAGATATCTCTTTAGAGAAGATATTTGATGACAATGGAAGGAAGACTCTCTGCTCTGAGTTCCCACAGATCATGCAACAGGTTTTTTAA
- the LOC106449794 gene encoding GLABRA2 expression modulator-like: protein MEPPPPPPKSDIEVKIAQNPNPSPIVDPKATDQGPKKGGDNASIEIEIETKGSDPTTAQPPVRTGSKKNVHWSPELVSGSQEPDHSSYPAGSNPYIARSPPETTDASLKDTMETVKGALGRWGRKVAEAAKKTESLAGNTWQHLRTAPSFADAAMGRIAQSTKVLAEGGYEKIFRQTFETDPEEELLNSFACYLSTSAGPVMGVLYVSNAKLAYSSDNPLSYKNDGQTQWSYYKVVIPLHQLKAVNPSASIVNPAEKYIQVISVDNHEFWFMGFLNYEGAVTSLQESLQDSGLRSV, encoded by the exons ATGgagccgccgccgccgccgcctaAGTCAGATATCGAAGTGAAGATTGCGCAGAATCCAAACCCGTCGCCGATCGTCGATCCGAAAGCTACGGATCAAGGACCGAAGAAGGGAGGCGACAATGCGAGCATCGAGATTGAAATCGAGACGAAAGGGAGCGATCCAACAACGGCGCAACCGCCGGTTCGAACTGGATCGAAGAAAAACGTCCATTGGAGCCCCGAATTGGTTTCCGGGTCTCAGGAACCGGATCATTCGTCTTACCCGGCCGGATCTAACCCGTACATTGCTCGTTCTCCCCCAGAGACAACCGATGCTTCATTAAAAG ATACGATGGAGACTGTTAAAGGAGCGCTTGGGAGATGGGGAAGGAAAGTTGCTGAAGCTGCAAAGAAGACGGAGAGCCTCGCGGGGAACACGTGGCAGCatc TGAGAACTGCTCCGAGTTTTGCCGATGCTGCTATGGGAAGAATCGCGCAGAGTACTAAGGTTCTTGCAGAAGGAGGGTACGAGAAGATTTTCCGACAAACCTTTGAGACCGATCCAGAAGAAGAGCTGTTGAACTCTTTTGCGTGTTACTTGTCCACCTCAGCTGGCCCTGTTATGGGAGTTCTGTACGTATCCAATGCTAAGCTTGCTTACTCTAGTGACAACCCTCTTTCTTACAAAAATGATGGTCAAACCCAATGGAGCTACTACAAG GTGGTTATACCATTACATCAACTTAAAGCAGTGAATCCATCAGCAAGCATAGTGAATCCTGCAGAGAAGTACATACAGGTGATTTCAGTAGACAATCATGAGTTCTGGTTCATGGGTTTCTTGAACTATGAAGGCGCTGTCACCTCTCTGCAAGAATCTTTGCAAGACAGTGGTTTACGGTCAGTGTGA
- the LOC106446435 gene encoding LOW QUALITY PROTEIN: classical arabinogalactan protein 2 (The sequence of the model RefSeq protein was modified relative to this genomic sequence to represent the inferred CDS: inserted 1 base in 1 codon) — protein MSPKALKVVIFLGFLATSCFSQAPAPAPTTTVSPPTSLPPMTAETPSPVASPPVPVNEPTPAPTTSPTTAPVASPPXGPSAGLTPTLAPAPGPDTGAEAPVSAAWANQAFLVGTFVAGALYAVALA, from the exons ATGAGTCCTAAGGCTTTGAAAGTTGTGATCTTTCTTGGTTTCTTGGCCACTTCATGTTTCTCTCAAGCTCCAGCCCCGGCACCAACCACCACCGTTTCTCCACCGACGTCGCTTCCTCCCATGACAGCAGAAACACCTTCTCCGGTTGCTTCACCACCGGTACCAGTTAACGAGCCAACTCCAGCTCCAACTACTTCTCCAACAACAGCTCCGGTTGCTTCTCCTC CTGGTCCTTCCGCTGGATTAACCCCGACTTTGGCTCCGGCTCCGGGACCAGATACCGGTGCTGAAGCGCCTGTAAGCGCCGCATGGGCTAATCAAGCTTTCCTCGTGGGAACATTTGTTGCCGGAGCTCTATACGCTGTCGCTTTGGCTTAG
- the LOC106446434 gene encoding cyclin-D2-1-like, which translates to MAENLTCGETSDSWITDNDDETTIPGGGFTNDNHQLFSKDDNFNGDGSIPMMGSPSSPREERIREMLEREVEFSPGDEYLKRLRSGDWELRLRNQALDWILKACAHYNFGTLCICLSMNYLDRFLASYDLPKDKTWAVQLLAVSCLSLAAKMEESDVPQTVELQVGDPKFVFEAKTIKRMELLVLNTLNWRLQALTPFSFIDYFIYKTNGHVSENLIYRSSQFILNTTKAIEFLDFRPSEVAAAAAMSASISGEIKCIDDDKTLSNLTYVKQERVMGCLSLMRSLTGEQVPGAAKLSPQQPRLTARVVPVSPIGVLEATCLSYKSDERTLESCTNSSQSSPDTNNNNSNKRRRKQ; encoded by the exons ATGGCTGAGAATCTCACTTGTGGAGAAACCAGCGATTCATGGATCACTGACAACGACGATGAAACCACCATCCCTGGCGGCGGGTTTACGAACGATAATCACCAACTTTTTAGTAAAGACGATAACTTTAACGGCGACGGATCAATTCCGATGATGGGTTCTCCGTCGTCGCCGAGAGAGGAGAGAATCAGagagatgttggagcgagaggTTGAGTTTTCGCCAGGAGATGAGTATCTCAAGAGGCTGCGTTCTGGGGATTGGGAGTTGCGTCTTAGAAACCAAGCTCTGGATTGGattttaaag GCTTGTGCTCATTACAATTTTGGAACGCTGTGCATATGTCTTTCCATGAACTACTTGGATCGGTTCTTAGCATCCTATGACTTGCCA AAGGACAAGACTTGGGCTGTTCAGTTGCTAGCTGTCTCTTGCTTATCATTAGCAGCCAAAATGGAAGAATCAGATGTGCCTCAAACTGTTGAATTACAG GTGGGAGATCCCAAGTTTGTTTTTGAGGCCAAAACGATTAAAAGGATGGAACTTTTGGTACTCAACACTTTGAATTGGAGACTGCAAGCTCTAACTCCCTTCTCCTTCATtgattatttcatttacaagaCCAACGGTCACGTGTCAGAGAATTTGATCTATAGATCGTCACAGTTCATCTTGAACACCACTAAAG CAATTGAATTCTTGGACTTCAGGCCTTCTGAGGTAGCTGCAGCAGCTGCAATGTCTGCTTCCATTTCAGGAGAAATAAAGTGCATTGATGACGATAAGACGTTGTCTAATCTCACATATGTCAAACAG GAGAGGGTGATGGGATGCTTGAGTCTGATGAGGAGCCTCACAGGGGAACAAGTGCCCGGAGCTGCTAAATTATCGCCGCAGCAACCGAGGTTAACGGCTAGGGTGGTGCCAGTGAGTCCAATTGGAGTGTTGGAAGCAACATGTTTGAGCTATAAGAGTGATGAGAGAACACTCGAGTCATGTACCAATTCCTCACAGAGTAGTCCAGacaccaacaacaacaatagcAACAAGAGGAGGAGAAAACAATGA